A window of Coleofasciculus sp. FACHB-T130 contains these coding sequences:
- a CDS encoding 2OG-Fe(II) oxygenase codes for MSYYRLQHQVFEPDYLSELQGQILACPYFAVNNLNRDFIGTKGFSIVFQRSGLGEVERSFPFFKPYLNVALHSTCNAFYLNPLMLKEGSRVDPHIDRSLRSYCKSIEPPAWVSVLYVQVPRDLMGGELVLRCQKRNVGQVRPQANTLLDFQGDLTHSVNQVTSSGFRLSLVCEQYSLCEDQLQEIPEFTIESRAIKSKGKKKEKLKI; via the coding sequence TTGAGCTACTACCGCCTACAGCACCAAGTTTTTGAGCCTGACTACCTCAGCGAATTGCAGGGGCAGATTCTCGCTTGTCCCTATTTTGCGGTTAACAACTTGAACCGCGACTTTATCGGCACGAAGGGATTTTCGATTGTATTTCAGCGTTCGGGCTTGGGCGAAGTTGAACGAAGTTTTCCCTTTTTCAAACCTTATCTCAACGTGGCTTTGCACTCGACGTGTAATGCCTTCTATCTCAATCCCCTGATGCTGAAAGAGGGTTCCCGCGTCGATCCCCACATTGACCGCAGTCTGCGCTCTTACTGCAAGAGTATCGAACCGCCAGCCTGGGTGAGTGTCCTCTATGTTCAAGTGCCACGGGATTTGATGGGAGGAGAGTTAGTGTTACGCTGCCAGAAGCGCAATGTAGGACAAGTCCGCCCGCAAGCCAACACGTTGCTAGATTTTCAGGGCGATTTAACTCATTCAGTGAATCAAGTCACCAGTTCAGGGTTTCGCCTGAGTTTGGTTTGCGAGCAGTACAGCTTGTGTGAAGACCAACTCCAAGAGATTCCAGAGTTTACGATTGAATCGAGGGCGATTAAGTCAAAGGGAAAGAAGAAGGAAAAGCTAAAAATTTAG